The Mesorhizobium opportunistum WSM2075 DNA window CACGAATTTCCCGACCGCTGCGTGCACCGCGCCGAGGGGGAAATCCTCGCCGATCCGCGCAACGAATGGACGGTGGCCGACCGCTATGCGACCGACGAGATGTTCGATGGCATCCCGAAAGGCTGGGACACCGCGCGCTACGGCATTTCAGCCGCGCCGGCCGGCCGGCTGCTCGAACATGGCGATGTCATCGATCTCGGCGACCGCGCCTTCGAGGTGATCCACACACCCGGCCATTCCCCCGGCGGCATAGCGCTGCATGAAAAGAAGACCGGCATCCTGCTGTCCGGCGACATCGTCTATGACGGTCCGTTGATCGACGACGTCTATCACTCGGACATCCCGGACTATGTCGAGACACTCGCCGCCCTGCGCGACCTCGGCGTCTCGGTCGTGCATGGCGGCCATTTCCCGAGCTTCGGCAAGGTCCGCTATCGCCAGTTGATCGATGAATACCTGGCGCGAAAACGGCAGGTCGGCTGCCATCTGCACAAGAGCCCCTGACGACCTTAACGCATCAGTTCAAAAATGTTGCGGAAATGCCTGATGCAGCAGCAGCAGCATGGTTTTGCGCAGCACATCGGTGTCACGGCC harbors:
- a CDS encoding MBL fold metallo-hydrolase, producing MGMLAVIDAPDWYETIRMADGVTLIHEPWIKPFFRCNMWHVRGRDRDLLFDTGLGHFSLRQHVPLVAERKLTCVASHTHFDHIGCHHEFPDRCVHRAEGEILADPRNEWTVADRYATDEMFDGIPKGWDTARYGISAAPAGRLLEHGDVIDLGDRAFEVIHTPGHSPGGIALHEKKTGILLSGDIVYDGPLIDDVYHSDIPDYVETLAALRDLGVSVVHGGHFPSFGKVRYRQLIDEYLARKRQVGCHLHKSP